The Candidatus Paceibacterota bacterium genomic sequence ATTGCCATGAGAATACTTTCAGTCGCCGATGTTGAATATATTGGTTACGATCTGGCAAAGAAGCTTATGGCGTTTGATGAGCCCATTCCCGATTTTGTCACTCGTTATCCAGATGTTTTGGAACGATGTCTTATTGCCCCTTTCCAAACATATGATAATCGAGATTTGTATCCGACCCTCATAAAGAAATCAGCCATTCTTTTTTATCTCATGATTAAAAATCATCCTTTTCAAAATGGGAATAAAAGAATTGCTGTAGCAACATCACTTTTCTTTTTAGCTGATAACGACAAGTGGCTCAAGATAAGTAACCAAGAACTTTACAATTTTGCAAAATGGGTAGCGGAGAGTAATTCAAACTTGAAAGATGCGACAGTTGATGCGGTCGAAAAATTTATTAGTCTGTACATAGTTGATTTATATAATTGATTGACTAGCCCCTCTTCATTTAATGGATACAATGAAAAACTTACTTATCATTTGTGGGCAGGAGGGGGCGGGGAAGTCTACTCTTGCTAAAGCTATTGTTCCTCATTTGAAAAATGGGGCTGCTTTTGACGCTGAAAATATCTTGCAGGTGAATCCTTTTGAATTTGATGAGAATTTTCAGAGTTTGGCACTGGAAAACAGCCTTGACCTCATTCATAACTTTTTTGAAGGCGGGTATGAGAATGTGGTTGCTGGAAGCTTTCTTATCGACAAAACGCATTTCGATGCGTTCAAAGCAAAGCTTCAATACGAGCCGAAAATTTATATACTGATGCTGACTGTCGAAAAGGGAACACGGGACGAGAGGAGAATGAATCGAGACAAGAAGACAACGAAAGAATGGATGGATTTAGTGGATAGTAAATTCTCTCTGGAAACTTCGCTAAAAGATAAAGCTGATGAGAGTTACACTTATTTTGAAATTGATAATACTAAACTAGATGTCGCAGATACAATTTCACTTTTGAAACAAAAAATTCCTCAGTTTTTTTCATAGGAAAAGATCCAGTTGAAATTTTGTGAAAATGGTTATATTCTGCAGTTATGTATCACAATATAGCCCCAGACATCTTCAGGAAAAGGCTCATTATAGAAGGCAGATATAACTCGAAGATCACGAGCCTCGATTTCCTATACAACTTCCTTCTGGAATTCACCGAGCAGATTAAAGACGCAGATAATATCATTAAAGGTCTGCGAGGACCCTTTGTTTTTGACTACGCATATAATGCCAAAGTTCATAAAGATTCTTCTTACGACGGATTCATCATTTGGAACGAAAATGAGGTCAGCACCTATATTTGGAACAACACAAATTTTTTTACGGTAGATATTTATACTTGTTCGGATTTTGATACGAATAAGGTAATCGATTTTGTGAGCAAGAAATTTGAATGCACTGAATTTACTTGGCATGAATTGCCCCAACTCGGGCCATTTCCAGAAAATGAGGATGTTGAAATAAAGAAGTTATCCGGACCGATGGGCTTCGGCCTTTTTGCGAAAAAGTTTATTCCAAAAGAAACCTTTATTACATATATAGATGGCGAAGTGGTATATGGGGAAAAAGAATCAGATGTTGCAAAGACTCATAAAACTGCTGGCGATTATGTTGTTCCATTTCATAAAAATTTCTACAGAAATGCTTTTAACTCCAAAGCTGTCACAATAAATCATTCATGTGATCCGAATTGCTATGTGAAAGATTTGTTCTGTATGTATGCGATGAGAGATATACAAAAAGGGGAACAGCTTACACAGTCATACAGCTTAATTTGTAATAGTGACTGGAAAGTTCCGGGAGGGAAGTGTCACTGCGGTTCAAAAAATTGTCATGGAACTATATTACCCTGGCGTGATTTATCGAAGGAAGAAAAGATCAAATATTTGCCCTACACGTCAGACTGGATTCTTTTTGAAGAAATGAAGAAACAGGGGTTTGTTGAGAAATTGAGGGATTTGTTATAATGTTCAAATATCTTTATGTGGAAAAATTTAGCTCCAGATTTAGTAAGACAGAGGGTTGTTATTGAGGGGACCACAGAAAAAATTGTGGAGCCGGAGCAGATAAAAGAGTATTTGCTTAAGCTTGCCGATGTTACCAAAATGGAAGTTCTCTCTGCACCCGAAGCACATTCTGCGCACGACATGGGTTATGGTGGTTGGATACATTGGAAATCTTCTGGTGCTGCATTCTATTCTTATCCAACAAATCCTCCTCTTTTCACTGTTGATTGTTACACTTGTAGACCATTTTCAGCAAAAGAAGCTGCAGAATTTACCCGAAAGTATTTTAATGCTATTGAAATTGTCTTCAAAGAGGTTGAGGTTTAGAAGATTGACTAATCCCGTATTCTCCGTATACT encodes the following:
- a CDS encoding S-adenosylmethionine decarboxylase; the protein is MWKNLAPDLVRQRVVIEGTTEKIVEPEQIKEYLLKLADVTKMEVLSAPEAHSAHDMGYGGWIHWKSSGAAFYSYPTNPPLFTVDCYTCRPFSAKEAAEFTRKYFNAIEIVFKEVEV
- a CDS encoding SET domain-containing protein-lysine N-methyltransferase: MYHNIAPDIFRKRLIIEGRYNSKITSLDFLYNFLLEFTEQIKDADNIIKGLRGPFVFDYAYNAKVHKDSSYDGFIIWNENEVSTYIWNNTNFFTVDIYTCSDFDTNKVIDFVSKKFECTEFTWHELPQLGPFPENEDVEIKKLSGPMGFGLFAKKFIPKETFITYIDGEVVYGEKESDVAKTHKTAGDYVVPFHKNFYRNAFNSKAVTINHSCDPNCYVKDLFCMYAMRDIQKGEQLTQSYSLICNSDWKVPGGKCHCGSKNCHGTILPWRDLSKEEKIKYLPYTSDWILFEEMKKQGFVEKLRDLL
- a CDS encoding type II toxin-antitoxin system death-on-curing family toxin, with product MRILSVADVEYIGYDLAKKLMAFDEPIPDFVTRYPDVLERCLIAPFQTYDNRDLYPTLIKKSAILFYLMIKNHPFQNGNKRIAVATSLFFLADNDKWLKISNQELYNFAKWVAESNSNLKDATVDAVEKFISLYIVDLYN